The genomic stretch TGGCCATCCTCGCGGAAACCGTCTCGCTCACCCAGGATCCACAATTTGACCGCTTCCAGCTCCAGGCGTGGGAGGACTGCAGCCTCAAGATCGCCGATGTTGCCCGGCACCGCCTGCCGCCGGATGCGGACGAGCTCTACCTCAATGCCCTGGTCGGCGCCGTAGTGGGCAGCTGCCGGGCCGCCTTCATGGTCTGGTTCCAGCGCCACGGAACCAACATCACCCCGGAGTCGTTGGCTGATTTGCGCAGCCTTTTGGACCAAACCATCGAACACCTCCGCCACGGATTCAAAAACTAGCCACACGAGGCCGCACCCCGGCCGCCAAACCTTGCCGGCTGCACTGCCGCAAACACAGAATGGATCAACAATGGCCCTTTGGCTATATCGTCTGGGGCGGTTCTCCGCCCGCCGCGCCTGGCTGGTGATCGCTGCCTGGGCCATCATCATGGGCCTGGTGGGCGGCGCCGCCGCGCTCTTCATGGGACCCATGTCCAATGACTTCAAGCTGCCGGGAACAGAAACCCAGCAGATGGCCGACAAGCTCCAGGCCGGCATTCCCGAAGCCTCCGGCGGGTCCGGCACCGTGGTGTTCTCCACGACGGACGGCACCAAGTTCACACCCGCACAGGAGACGGCCATTTCCGCCGCGCTCAAGGACGTGACAAGCGTTCCGGGCGTGACAGGCGTCGTTGATCCCTTCGCCACCACCAAGACCATCACGGATGCCAACGCCGCCGTGACGGCCGGCCAGGCCGAGCTGGATGCCAACAAGGCCAAGCTCGACGCAGCCAAGACCACCCTGGACGCGTCCGCGCAGCAGATCGAGGCCGGACAGGCCCAGATCGACGCGGGCAAGGCCGAGCTGGAGAAGCAGAAGGCGCAGGCCGCGCAGATACCGGCAGGCACCCCGATGGCCGACGCCGCAGCCGCCCAGCTGGCCGCCGCGCAGGCCCAGATCGATGCCTCCCAGGCGCAGCTGGACCAGGGCAAGGCACAGCTTGCCGCCGGCCAGAAGCAGTATGACGACGGCCAGGCCCAGCTCACGGCGGGCCAGGAAAAGCTCACGAACAGCAAGCGCATGCTGGAGGCCACTTCCGGCATCAAGTTCGTCTCGAACAACGGTGAAGCGGCCATTGCCCAGGTGCAGTTCAAGGACGCCATGAACGCCGTCACCCCGGAGACCCGCCAGGAGGTCCAGGACGTCCTGAACAAGGCCTCCGACTCCGGCCTAAAGGTCTCCTTCAGCAAGGAAATCACCGAGGACGTCTCCCAGATCTTCGGCGCCGCTGAAGTGGTGGGCGTTGCCGTCGCCGCCGCCGTGCTGCTGATCATGCTCGGCACCTTCGTGGCCGCCGGCCTGCCCCTGCTCATGGCCGTTGTGGGCGTGGGCATCGGCGTGGGCGGCACCATGGCGCTGACCTCCGTCATCGAAATGTCGTCCATCTCCCCCATGCTGGCGCTCATGCTCGGCCTGGCCGTGGGCATCGACTACTCGCTGTTCATCGTCAACCGCCACCGCCAGCAGATGCTCGACGGCATGGACGTGCGCGAATCCATCGCCCGCGCCTCCGGCACCTCCGGCAACGCCGTGACCTTCGCCGGCCTCACCGTGGTGATCGCCCTCGCCGCGCTCTCCGTCACGGGGCTGCCGTTCCTGGCCGTCCTGGGCCTGGCCGCGGCCGCCACTGTCGCCGTGTCCGTCCTCGTGGCCCTCACGCTGACCCCCGCACTGCTGTCGCTGATCGGCACCCGCCTGGTCTCCAAGAAGGCCTGGGCCAGGAACGCCGAGGCGCAGAAGAAGCACGACGCCGAGACTGCCGGCATGTCTGTCACGGAACGTGCCGCTGCGGATGAGGAGAAGGACGTTGCCAAGAGCCGCAAGGGTTGGGGAGGTTTTGTCACCAAGCACTCGGTCGTGACGCTCATCGTCTCGGTTGTGGCCCTGGTGGTCATCGCCATTCCGGCCGCAAGCCTTCGCCTGGCACTGCCCGACGGCGGCTCCGAGCCCGTTGATTCCAGCGCCTACCAGGCATACACGCTGACGTCGGAGAACTTTGGCGCCGGCATGACCGGGCCCATCATGGTGGTTGCCTCCCTGCCGGCAGGCCTCAGCGAGGAACAGGCCAACACCCTCAACCTCGACGTCCTGGACACCCTGCGCGAGGTCCCCAACGTGGTGGCCGCGGCACCCGTGGCCATGAGCCCGGACCGCCAGACGGCCCTGTACCAGATCATCCCCAGCGAGGGCCCGGCCAGTGAAAGCACCGTCCAGGTGGTCCACGACCTCCGTGACGAAGGCCCCAAGGTCAAGAGCGAATACGACGTCACGATCGGGCTCACGGGCCAGACCGCCGCGAACGTTGATGTCTCGGAAAAGCTGGGAGCGGCGCTTCCCCCCTACCTGGCCATCGTCGTCGGACTTTCCCTCATCCTCCTGATCCTGGTGTTCCGCTCCATCCTGGTGCCGGTGCTCGCGACTGCAGGGTTCCTGCTCTCGCTCGTTGCAGCGTTCGGCGGCGTGGTGGCCGTGTACCAGTGGGGCTGGCTGGGCGGCATCTTCGATGTGGCGAACCCGGGCGCGGTCCTGAGCTTCCTGCCGATCATCCTGATCGGCGTGCTGTTTGGGCTGGCCATGGACTACCAGGTGTTCATTGCCTCCGGCATGCGCGAGGCGTACGCCCACGGGCAGAGCGCCAAGCAAGCCGTGCGCACCGGGTTCAAGCATGCAGCGCCGGTTGTCACGGCCGCGGCCATCATCATGATCAGCGTGTTCTCCGGCTTCATCTTCAGCCACCTGACCATGGTGCGCCCGCTCGGCTTTGCACTGGCGTTCGGCGTGCTGATCGACGCGTTCGTGGTCCGTATGACCATCGTTCCGGCGGCCATGCACCTACTGGGCAAGTCGGCCTGGTGGCTGCCGAAGTGGCTGGACAAGATCCTGCCCGATGTGGATGTTGAGGGTGCCAAGCTGGCAAACCTCACAGTGCCGGACGATGCCTCGGAATTGGACGAGAAGGCGAAATCCGCACTGTAGGTCTCGGCACCGTCGGAATGAGCACCGTCGGATTCCGCGCTGTAGGTATCCGCAGTGGCGGAACATTCCTGCAGTAGCTGCACCGCGCAACACCCGGGCGCCGTGTTCGGAACGTGTTTGGCCGCCATCCCCCATGGCGAACACCAATCACGCTCCGGACGCGGCGCCCTTTGCGTACACTAAGATGGTGAGCCACGGCACACGTGGACGTTGCGGTTCATCCCAACATAGTGATTCGTCCCCCTTGATTCTTGGAGTATTCATGTCCCCGCAGCACCAACTCCTGGAGGGCCTGCCGGCCATGCGTCCCTTGGTGCGTGAATCCTGGCAGCGTTCCCTGAAGGCGCTGGCCACAGCAGACGGCCGGGCGTCCTCGGACCGGCTGGCTCCGCCGGTCGTGTGGGAGAGCCGGGAGCTGGTGGAATTCCGCCGCGACCACCCACTGGCCGCGATCATGCCCGTCATCACCAAACTTCTCGTGGAGCCCAGCCACGACACCGGCCTGCTCGTTGCCGTGGGCGATGAGCACGGGCGGCTTTTGTGGGTTGAGGGCGATTCCGCGGCCCGGCGCCATGGGGAAGGCATCAATTTCGCCAGAGGGGCCGACTGGTCCGAGACCGCTGTTGGAACCAGCGCCCCCGGCACCGCACTGGTCCTGGGCAAAAGCGTGCAGATCATGGGTGAGGAACATTTCAACCCGGCCGTCCACTCATGGAGCTGCACAGCAGTGCCTCTGCATGACCCCGATTCCGGCTCCATTTTGGGCATTGTGGACATTACGGGCGGGCCGGAGGCCGTGGGCGCCAACACGCTCTCACTGGTGCAGGCATCGGTGGCCGCGGCCGAGGCCCAACTGCGCATCGAGCGCCTGGAACTCCGTGTCCAGAGAAGCCTGGCCGGGGGTGGCAACCGCACCCGGCGCTCCTCGGTGCCCGCTGGAACTGCCACGCCCAACAAGCCGCTGTACCGGGACAGCCTGCAGATTTTGGGCCGGGACCAGGGGCTGCTGCATGTGGCCGGCGAGGCCGTGACACTGAGCGAACGCCACACCGAAATCATGGCGATGCTGGCGCTGCACCCCGACGGGCTCACCGCCGAGGAGCTGACGGACAAGGTTTACCCCGAGGGCACGTCGCTGACAAGCATCAGGGCGGAAATGGTGCGCCTGCGCAAGCTGCTGCAGTCCGCTGCCCCGACCCTGGTGCCACAGTCGCGGCCGTACAGGCTCCCCCGCACCCTGGTGGTCGACGC from Arthrobacter stackebrandtii encodes the following:
- a CDS encoding MMPL family transporter; its protein translation is MALWLYRLGRFSARRAWLVIAAWAIIMGLVGGAAALFMGPMSNDFKLPGTETQQMADKLQAGIPEASGGSGTVVFSTTDGTKFTPAQETAISAALKDVTSVPGVTGVVDPFATTKTITDANAAVTAGQAELDANKAKLDAAKTTLDASAQQIEAGQAQIDAGKAELEKQKAQAAQIPAGTPMADAAAAQLAAAQAQIDASQAQLDQGKAQLAAGQKQYDDGQAQLTAGQEKLTNSKRMLEATSGIKFVSNNGEAAIAQVQFKDAMNAVTPETRQEVQDVLNKASDSGLKVSFSKEITEDVSQIFGAAEVVGVAVAAAVLLIMLGTFVAAGLPLLMAVVGVGIGVGGTMALTSVIEMSSISPMLALMLGLAVGIDYSLFIVNRHRQQMLDGMDVRESIARASGTSGNAVTFAGLTVVIALAALSVTGLPFLAVLGLAAAATVAVSVLVALTLTPALLSLIGTRLVSKKAWARNAEAQKKHDAETAGMSVTERAAADEEKDVAKSRKGWGGFVTKHSVVTLIVSVVALVVIAIPAASLRLALPDGGSEPVDSSAYQAYTLTSENFGAGMTGPIMVVASLPAGLSEEQANTLNLDVLDTLREVPNVVAAAPVAMSPDRQTALYQIIPSEGPASESTVQVVHDLRDEGPKVKSEYDVTIGLTGQTAANVDVSEKLGAALPPYLAIVVGLSLILLILVFRSILVPVLATAGFLLSLVAAFGGVVAVYQWGWLGGIFDVANPGAVLSFLPIILIGVLFGLAMDYQVFIASGMREAYAHGQSAKQAVRTGFKHAAPVVTAAAIIMISVFSGFIFSHLTMVRPLGFALAFGVLIDAFVVRMTIVPAAMHLLGKSAWWLPKWLDKILPDVDVEGAKLANLTVPDDASELDEKAKSAL
- a CDS encoding transcriptional regulator, encoding MSPQHQLLEGLPAMRPLVRESWQRSLKALATADGRASSDRLAPPVVWESRELVEFRRDHPLAAIMPVITKLLVEPSHDTGLLVAVGDEHGRLLWVEGDSAARRHGEGINFARGADWSETAVGTSAPGTALVLGKSVQIMGEEHFNPAVHSWSCTAVPLHDPDSGSILGIVDITGGPEAVGANTLSLVQASVAAAEAQLRIERLELRVQRSLAGGGNRTRRSSVPAGTATPNKPLYRDSLQILGRDQGLLHVAGEAVTLSERHTEIMAMLALHPDGLTAEELTDKVYPEGTSLTSIRAEMVRLRKLLQSAAPTLVPQSRPYRLPRTLVVDAEQVRNYLDRGAHRLALNIYRGEVMPRSLAPAIETIRNRVAVQLREAILNDASPDVLLSYLRLPEAADDVEAWRTALRLLPPRSPRRSAVVAHVEALEA